The proteins below come from a single Aspergillus oryzae RIB40 DNA, chromosome 5 genomic window:
- a CDS encoding pseudouridine synthase PUS4 (pseudouridine synthase), with protein sequence MSGEKIYEGVFAVHKPQGVTSADVIRTLQHHFNPSKLFKPWLETERARRDRESKNQRRRRRTQRLDVKIGHGGTLDPLATGVLVTGVGKGTKQLNDFLGCTKTYETIVLFGAETDTYDRLGKIVRRAPYEHVTREVVEKALEQFRGKIMQRPPIFSALKVKGKPLYEYAREGKEPPIEIQERPVEVTDLRILEWYEPGTHDFKGPEQEAAAEEKAVAEKLLAKEDALPIAPSSEAAGSAEKTAEQDTSASTKRKTPPPADSPKAAEDTAPAAAEGEKSPAAKKQKAAEGEAVPAQTEQSSSNAPETAEEKSDALPEKAESAPQPQSAAVKIIMTVSSGFYVRSLAHDLGKAVGSCAMMSELIRTRQADFELGADKVLEYRDLEAGEEVWGPKVQQFLEQWEKKRAAEATVDQN encoded by the exons ATGTCCGGAGAAAAGATCTACGAAGGTGTTTTTG CCGTCCATAAGCCCCAGGGCGTCACCTCCGCCGATGTCATCCGCACCCTCCAACACCACTTCAACCCTTCTAAGCTCTTCAAGCCTTGGTTAGAAACCGAGCGCGCTCGCCGAGACCGCGAGAGCAAGAACCAGCGTAGACGGCGCCGCACGCAACGCCTGGATGTTAAAATCGGCCATGGAGGAACCCTCGACCCACTGGCCACCGGTGTGCTAGTTACCGGAGTCGGAAAAGGCACCAAGCAGCTCAATGACTTCCTGGGATGTACCAAAACCTACGAAACAATTGTACTTTTCGGAGCCGAGACAGACACCTACGACCGACTGGGCAAGATCGTCCGACGGGCTCCATATGAGCATGTCACGCGCGAAGTGGTTGAGAAGGCGCTGGAGCAGTTCCGGGGGAAGATCATGCAACGCCCGCCTATCTTTTCGGCCTTGAAGGTCAAGGGCAAGCCGCTTTATGAATACGCTCGTGAGGGCAAGGAACCACCAATTGAGATCCAGGAGAGACCCGTCGAGGTGACGGATCTGCGTATTCTCGAGTGGTATGAGCCTGGTACACATGATTTCAAGGGGCCTGAACAAGAGGCTGCTGCCGAGGAGAAAGCCGTTGCCGAGAAGCTCCTCGCGAAAGAAGATGCTTTACCTATTGCGCCGTCTTCCGAAGCTGCAGGATCGGCCGAGAAGACAGCAGAGCAGGATACTTCGGCTTCGACAAAACGCAAgacaccaccacctgcaGATAGTCCCAAGGCAGCTGAAGATACTGCACCAGCAGCGGCCGAGGGTGAGAAATCTCCGGccgcgaagaagcagaaggcagCTGAAGGCGAAGCGGTTCCGGCACAGACCGAGCAATCCTCGTCAAATGCCCCAGAAAcggcagaagagaaatcagaTGCGCTGCCAGAGAAGGCTGAATCTGCCCCTCAACCGCAATCCGCGGCTGTTAAAATCATCATGACCGTTTCATCGGGATTCTATGTCCGTTCCTTGGCACATGACCTGGGCAAGGCCGTTGGCAGCTGTGCAATGATGAGTGAACTCATCCGGACCCGCCAGGCAGATTTCGAACTTGGTGCTGACAAAGTACTTGAGTACCGGGATCTGGAGGCTGGTGAAGAGGTTTGGGGGCCCAAGGTACAGCAGTTCTTGGAAcagtgggagaagaaaagggcgGCTGAGGCGACTGTCGATCAAAATTAA
- a CDS encoding EBP2 family rRNA-processing protein (nucleolar protein-like/EBNA1-binding protein) — translation MPKRSKLLQALDDHRGRDYEAEKQKKLVKAAEKRKAAKKAAAGEDGVQVKDKAEDLKSKKREAEEEVEEEGSSDEEEEEEKEETSDKEEEEDDNDEEEEEEEEEEEEDIPLSDLSDDEREDVVPHQRLTINNSAAINASLKRISFITPKTPFSEHNSLVSQEPIDVPDPNDDLARELAFYKVCQAAASTARGLLKKEGIPFTRPGDYFAEMVKTDEHMGKIKKKLYDEAAGKKAAAEARKQRDLKKFGKQVQVAKLQQRAKEKRETLEKINDLKKKRKANPSGPTDNDNDMFDIAIDNSESKGRKRGREDGGGPNLKRQKKNEKYGFGGKKRHAKSGDAMSSGDLRSFSVKKMKGGAKRPGKSKRAAAKGRM, via the exons ATGCCTAAGCGGAGTAAATTGCTTCAGGCCCTGGATGACCACCGCGGTCGCGATTAtgaggctgagaagcagaagaagctaGTTAAggcggcggagaagaggaaggctGCTaagaaggctgctgctggggaGGATGGTGTTCAGGTCAAGGATAAG GCCGAAGACCTGAAGTCTAAGAAGCGCGaagctgaggaagaggtcgaggaggaaggatcaagcgacgaggaggaggaagaggaaaaggaagagaccTCCgataaggaagaagaagaagatgacaatgacgaggaggaagaggaggaagaggaagaagaggaagaagacatcccGCTCTCTGATCTCTCGGAcgacgaaagagaagacGTCGTACCACACCAACGTCTCACGATCAACAACTCCGCCGCCATCAACGCCTCCCTCAAGcgcatctccttcatcacaCCTAAGACCCCATTCTCCGAGCACAACTCGCTAGTCTCGCAAGAGCCGATCGACGTCCCCGACCCCAACGACGACTTGGCTCGCGAGCTGGCTTTCTACAAGGTTTGCCAGGCGGCTGCGTCAACGGCTCGTGGACTACTCAAGAAGGAGGGTATCCCGTTCACTCGGCCTGGAGATTACTTTGCTGAGATGGTTAAGACGGATGAGCACATGGgcaagatcaagaagaagctgtaTGATGAGGCGGCGGGCAAGAAGGCAGCTGCGGAGGCTCGCAAGCAGCGTGATCTGAAGAAGTTCGGAAAGCAGGTCCAGGTTGCGAAGTTGCAGCAGCGTGCGAAGGAGAAGCGTGAgactttggagaagatcaatgatctgaagaaga AGCGCAAGGCCAACCCCTCCGGCCCTACAGATAATGACAACGATATGTTCGACATCGCCATCGATAACTCCGAGTCCAAGGGCCGCAAGCGTGGCCGTGAGGATGGTGGCGGTCCCAACCTGAAGCgtcagaagaagaacgagaagTACGGCTTCGGCGGCAAGAAGCGCCACGCCAAGAGCGGTGATGCTATGTCTAGCGGAGACCTGCGCAGTTTCtcagtgaagaagatgaagggAGGTGCTAAGAGGCCGGGCAAGAGCAAGAGAGCTGCCGCCAAGGGACGGATGTGA
- a CDS encoding uncharacterized protein (thioredoxin/protein disulfide isomerase) → MARLSYLLVSCLSVVSAASAVVDLVPKNFDNVVLKSGKPALVEFFAPWCGHCKNLAPVYEELGQAFAHAEDKVTIGKVDADEHRDLGKKFGIQGFPTLKWFDGKSDKPVDYNGGRDLESLSSFVSEKTGIKPRGPKQEPSEVEMLTDSSFKTTIGGDKDVLVAFTAPWCGHCKNLAPTWESLAKDFVLEPNVVIAKVDAEAENAKATAREQGVTGYPTIKFFPKGSKEGIAYSGARSEEAFVEFVNEKAGTHRAVGGGLDDRAGTIASLDELVAKYTSSQNVEELLGEVKKAAKGLQDKYAQYYVKVAEKLSQNKEYADKEFARVKKIIAKGGSAPEKVDDLISRSNVLRQFLSQEKADMDMKDEL, encoded by the exons ATGGCTCGTCTGAGCTACCTGCTCGTGAGCTGCCTTAGCGTCGTGAGCGCTGCTTCCGCAGTCGTCGATCTAGTCCCCAAGAACTTCGACAATGTCGTGCTCAAGTCCGGCAAGCCCGCCCTCGTTGAATTCTTCGCCCCCTGGTGCGGTCACTGCAAGAACCTGGCGCCTGTGTACGAGGAGCTTGGACAAGCTTTCGCTCACGCCGAAGACAAAGTTACCATCGGCAAGGTTGATGCTGACGAGCACCGCGATCTCGGCAAGAAGTTCGGTATCCAGGGATTCCCTACTTTGAAATGGTTCGATGGCAAGAGTGACAAGCCTGTGGACTACAATGGCGGTCGTGATCTGGAGAGTCTGTCTAGCTTCGTGTCGGAAAAGACGGGCATCAAGCCTCGTGGCCCCAAGCAGGAGCCCAGCGAGGTTGAGATGCTGACTGATTCCTCTTTCAAGACTACTATCGGAGGTGACAAGGATGTTCTGGTTGCTTTCACCGCCCCTTGGTGTGGAC ACTGCAAGAACCTCGCCCCTACCTGGGAGTCCCTCGCTAAGGACTTCGTCCTCGAGCCCAACGTTGTGATCGCCAAGGTTGATGCTGAAGCTGAGAACGCCAAAGCCACTGCCCGGGAGCAGGGTGTCACCGGATACCCGACCATCAAATTCTTCCCCAAGGGCTCCAAGGAGGGTATTGCCTACTCTGGCGCTCGCTCCGAGGAGGCCTTCGTTGAGTTCGTGAACGAGAAGGCTGGCACTCACCGCGCCGTCGGAGGCGGTCTCGATGACAGAGCTGGCACCATTGCCTCCCTCGACGAGCTGGTCGCCAAGTACACCTCCTCCCAGAACGTTGAGGAGCTCCTCGgtgaggtgaagaaggctgcCAAGGGCCTGCAGGACAAGTACGCCCAGTACTATGTTAAGGTTGCCGAGAAGCTCAGCCAGAACAAGGAGTATGCCGACAAGGAATTCGCTCGTgtgaagaagatcatcgccAAGGGCGGTTCGGCACCGGAGAAGGTCGACGACCTCATCTCCCGTAGCAATGTTCTGCGCCAGTTCCTGAGTCAGGAGAAGGCCGATATGGACATGAAGGATGAGCTGTAA
- a CDS encoding uncharacterized protein (predicted protein) yields MPIRPLDEWAAARTQSLPLSALKGAVVGIDASHYIKQHLLHPSTREPLLVALGGFPFALRNNIERELQTFKDSGVTCVFVFDGLDFGTKNQRPHVSPESVRAFEQAWDLYDQQQADQVVDAFSGAVLRLR; encoded by the exons ATGCCGA TCCGCCCATTGGATGAATGGGCCGCTGCCCGCACGCAGTCTCTCCCACTCTCCGCCCTCAAAGGTGCCGTCGTCGGTATCGATGCGTCACATTACATTAAACAgcacctcctccacccttcCACCCGTGAGCCTCTCTTGGTCGCTCTTGGCGGATTTCCGTTCGCTCTGAGGAACAATATCGAACGAGAGCTGCAGACCTTCAAGGACTCAGGCGTAACATGTGTTTTTGTCTTCGACGGTCTCGACTTTGGTACTAAGAACCAGCGACCCCACGTATCGCCGGAGTCAGTACGGGCATTTGAGCAAGCCTGGGACCTCTATGACCAACAACAGGCTGATCAAGTGGTGGACGCATTTAGTGGTGCAG TGCTGCGGCTCAGGTGA
- a CDS encoding putative oxidoreductase, 2OG-Fe(II) oxygenase family (iron/ascorbate family oxidoreductases), whose protein sequence is MAGDNTPVGPLIQLPILDISNPNDPAVGKAMLDAAAKYGFLYVSSKGTDFTVSDVEKAFDLSRQFFKSPVEEKAACRIQPNNYGWSGMHVETLDPEHQRTGDFKEAFNFGEFKDGKAQHPLPRSLTSHEPEIAHFADLCNKTCDRILKLLALGLEIPEDFFTARHDPSQGPTGCNLRYLYYPSIASPTTSSYQHGTDVRAGAHSDYGSVTLLFQRPGQPGLEILTPEGTWAPVPVQPGQTAEEDRDAAFPFPPILVNIGDLLSYWTDGLLKSTVHRVVFPLSEQQSPNPQDRYSIVFFCHPLDKTELVPVPSDIVTAHRQKCKESGVQDEKVGFGGGAGSLEPGKRTLTAQEHLEARLAATYKFDK, encoded by the exons ATGGCAGGCGACAACACACCCGTGGGGCCCCTCATTCAACTCCCGATTTTGGACATCTCGAACCCGAACGACCCCGCCGTGGGGAAGGCGATGCTGGACGCAGCCGCGAAATATGGCTTCCTCTACGTGAGCAGCAAAGGAACTGACTTCACTGTCAGTGATGTTGAGAAGGCTTTTGATCTT TCGAGGCAGTTCTTTAAGTCCCCCGTGGAGGAAAAGGCGGCTTGTCGGATCCAGCCCAAT AACTATGGCTGGTCCGGTATGCATGTCGAGACCCTGGACCCAGAGCATCAACGG ACAGGTGACTTCAAAGA GGCATTCAACTTTGGGGAATTCAAAGACGGAAAGGCTCAACACCCACTGCCGCGATCCCTGACTTCACATGAGCCAGAAATAGCTCATTTCGCAGATCTCTGTAACAAAACCTGCGACAGGATCCTCAAGCTGCTAGCACTTGGACTCGAGATACCGGAGGACTTCTTCACGGCTCGTCACGACCCCAGCCAAGGCCCGACAGGCTGTAATCTGCGTTACCTCTATTACCCTTCAATTGCCTCCCCGACAACCTCATCCTACCAGCACGGTACCGACGTTCGTGCAGGCGCCCATTCCGACTATGGCAGCGTCACCTTGCTCTTCCAGCGTCCTGGCCAGCCAGGCCTGGAGATCCTGACGCCAGAAGGAACTTGGGCACCCGTCCCAGTGCAACCGGGGCAAACTGCTGAGGAGGACCGGGATGCTGCCTTCCCTTTCCCACCTATCCTAGTCAATATCGGCGACTTGCTCAGTTACTGGACAGATGGGCTACTGAAATCAACCGTCCACCGCGTCGTCTTCCCACTATCTGAGCAACAGAGTCCCAACCCGCAGGATCGTTACAGTATCGTCTTCTTTTGCCACCCCCTGGATAAGACAGAACTGGTTCCTGTCCCTAGTGATATAGTAACCGCCCATCGACAGAAGTGCAAGGAGAGTGGTGTCCAGGACGAGAAAGTTGGCTTCGGCGGCGGAGCTGGGAGTCTGGAACCAGGCAAGCGAACACTGACGGCTCAAGAACACTTAGAGGCACGCTTGGCTGCAACGTACAAGTTCGATAAATGA
- a CDS encoding uncharacterized protein (predicted protein), producing MFDVDKLITRIDADPAQFCWITKQTCQEELGRLSNEQFLDFCLLLGSLFLPTFPIFENPAFPGKGATIRDALPMFNSAGRSALSLCAQFEEDRRMQELQYTDRYKRAFMTVKHHVFIDAEGRVGPMDPENTSSDMHELIGQRLPEELYFYLSKGVLGADVPNYLTSGEVVVSRPLGVEDTEIYRQVAGTTLTPIRTQAICLLSNSLHRFYQTKVIQVRTWYDERSDTSVNLKSLPSVKDTIQSWKIRIDQLPEGLKKLQRSTGPFKFAVQSLKDSEFVSKSLSARESQPLSSQEETLANVFWRFLQLRGYIDEKHQLTSWGLCLEQALSVLDPADNLEEATFLAIEMVRFGVLNAKQWFAHVSGGPMRGSDEDKNFNILVSRVACIAKLQHKSIGYSGPLSRQLLCYRSLVSEVRATLRNLIEVVLTGLLLSGDADRDRDDWTGLSVKLPFIDDNDCGLGIAVRTYLDDLPLQSDPTSPEARAEVKSKGKEWFQHSDSFTGNLDLAFKLWDAVYKGTQHAGKEFKDGKLFGDANSWLAERR from the exons ATGTTCGACGTGGACAAGCTAATTACCCGGATTGACGCCGACCCAGCGCAGTTTTGCTGGATAACCAAACAGACATGCCAGGAGGAATTGGGTAGACTGTCTAATGAGCAGTTCCTGGACTTCTGTCTCCTCCTGGGATCTTTATTCCTACCGACATTCCCCATATTCGAGAACCCCGCCTTTCCTGGAAAGGGCGCTACCATTCGGGATGCTCTACCGATGTTCAACTCTGCTGGACGGAGCGCCCTCTCGCTGTGCGCCCAGTTCGAGGAAGATCGCCGTATGCAGGAGCTTCAATACACAGACCGTTACAAGCGTGCATTCATGACAGTGAAGCACCATGTGTTTATAGACGCGGAAGGACGGGTGGGCCCGATGGACCCAGAGAACACCTCTTCTGACATGCACGAGCTGATCGGCCAGCGTCTTCCCGAAGAACTCTACTTTTATCTCTCAAAAGGTGTCTTGGGCGCTGATGTGCCCAACTACCTGACGTCTGGCGAGGTCGTGGTGTCTCGGCCTTTGGGCGTGGAAGATACAGAAATCTATCGCCAGGTTGCCGGGACCACTCTTACTCCAATTAGAACCCAAGCGATATGCCTGCTTTCTAATTCCCTCCATAGATTCTACCAGACTAAAGTGATCCAAGTGCGTACTTGGTATGACGAGAGGTCCGATACATCAGTCAACCTCAAGTCTTTGCCTTCGGTCAAAGATACTATTCAGTCTTGGAAGATACGTATTGACCAGCTACCGGAGGGGTTGAAGAAACTGCAG CGATCGACTGGTCCGTTCAAGTTTGCCGTCCAAAGCTTGAAGGATTCAGAATTTGTGTCCAAGTCTCTGTCTGCCAGGGAGTCCCAG CCATTGTCGTCCCAAGAAGAGACTCTAGCCAACGTTTTCTGGAGATTCTTACAACTGCGTGGGTATATCGACGAGAAACACCAGCTCACCTCTTGGGGCCTTTGTCTGGAGCAAGCTCTATCGGTACTTGACCCAGCCGATAACCTTGAAGAGGCTACTTTCCTTGCTATTGAGATGGTACGCTTCGGTGTCCTCAATGCGAAGCAATGGTTTGCTCACGTATCGGGGGGCCCGATGAGAGGTTCTG ATGAGGATAAGAACTTTAATATTCTCGTCTCTCGCGTGGCGTGTATCGCTAAACTACAGCATAAGAGCATTGGCTACTCTGGACCTTTGAGCCGGCAGCTACTCTGCTACCGATCATTGGTTTCAGAAGTCCGTGCCACATTAAGGAATCTGATTGAAGTCGTTTTGACTGGTCTTCTACTCAGTGGAGATGCTGATAGGGATCGGGATGACTGGACTGGATTGAGCGTCAA ATTGCCCTTTATCGACGATAATGACTGCGGCCTGGGTATTGCCGTCCGCACATACCTTGATGACTTGCCCCTGCAGTCCGACCCGACATCGCCAGAGGCACGGGCTGAAGTGAAGTCGAAGGGTAAGGAATGGTTCCAACACAGCGATAGCTTTACAGGTAATTTGGATTTGGCTTTCAAGCTTTGGGATGCG GTCTACAAAGGAACACAGCACGCAGGGAAAGAATTCAAGGACGGTAAACTATTTGGGGACGCAAACAGCTGGTTGGCTGAAAGGCGGTGA
- a CDS encoding uncharacterized protein (predicted protein) translates to MLKGEEGIQWVDTDIFAHLREKFPEDYEQIKAELESPKAESEPEEDKADDEPEEATHEPDPTAVSKTQTEAIYQVILDLKEAGHLAKRQLNLDLVASTIVGRFEIDSADYAQDLIASKADAIIELMDEAKTYNFDWSRKVIYRELKAAAKKHDVQQIAFTPLRPRLFNEAESSPEDSEHEEEQPRPRRRRVRKSVLRPKSTIASKKIGKRTRSAAAADDEYLSDDNPDAMDEFETPSKVRGHELVRDPLSTRAKRRTRSMLSNPETTPLQKVPALQEILQSRNTSVSIGDQAPSEPDTLNGNESTSDTWFCQARGCDKVIHRSNTKHGKELIRVHSLEHADDAKVKMDLVLSEHQLNIGFRVDNLLDHIRGMGCLDIAAMDGTTNGTNGIGA, encoded by the exons ATGCTGAAGGGCGAGGAGGGTATTCAATGGGTCGATACAGACATTTTTGCGCACCTCCGTGAAAAGTTTCCG GAGGACTATGAACAGATTAAGGCCGAATTAGAGTCACCGAAGGCCGAATCAGAGcccgaagaagacaaagccgacgatgaaccGGAAGAAGCAACCCATGAACCAGACCCAACTGCGGTCTCTAAAACGCAAACAGAGGCCATTTACCAGGTGATCCTTGACCTAAAGGAGGCCGGACACTTGGCAAAACGCCAACTAaatcttgatcttgttgcCTCCACGATAGTGGGGCGCTTCGAGATCGATAGTGCAGACTATGCCCAAGACCTCATCGCCTCAAAAGCCGATGCAATTATAGAGCTTATGGATGAGGCGAAAACTTACAATTTTGATTGGTCACGCAAGGTTATATACCGAGAATTGAAAGCCGCCGCAAAGAAACACGACGTGCAACAAATAGCGTTCACTCCACTACGACCTCGTTTATTCAACGAAGCTGAGTCCTCTCCAGAGGACAGTGagcatgaagaagaacagccTAGGCCGCGAAGGCGCCGGGTCCGTAAGTCTGTGCTGCGCCCTAAAAGCACGATCGCTAGCAAGAAAATTGGCAAGCGAACGAGGAGTGCCGCTGCAGCAGACGATGAATATCTGTCAGATGACAACCCTGATGCAATGGATGAATTTGAAACTCCCAGCAAAGTTCGCGGTCATGAGCTTGTCCGCGATCCCTTATCTACGCGGGCGAAACGCAGAACTCGTTCAATGCTCTCCAACCCCGAAACTACGCCTCTTCAGAAGGTACCCGCGCTACAGGAAATTCTCCAGAGTCGCAATACGTCGGTCTCTATCGGTGACCAGGCACCCTCGGAGCCAGACACCCTTAACGGTAATGAATCAACATCCGATACATGGTTTTGTCAAGCCCGGGGTTGCGACAAAGTTATTCACAGGAGTAATACAAAGCACGGCAAGGAACTGATCCGGGTTCATTCACTAGAGCATGCCGATGATGCCAAGGTTAAAATGGACCTAGTCCTCTCCGAGCACCAGCTCAATATAGGGTTTCGTGTCGATAATCTCCTTGATCATATCCGGGGAATGGGCTGTTTAGATATTGCAGCCATGGATGGGACAACAAACGGGACTAACGGAATAGGAGCGTAG